Sequence from the bacterium genome:
TTTAAATCTGGTTCCAATTCCCCAGCTTTCAGCGACTCCGACCAGAGCAGAGATCTTGGCTGCAATTCAAGCGATTCAGCACAATATCACTGTTCTTCTGGCAGAGTTGGCAAAACTGCAACCTGCGCCCCAGGCAAAAGCTTTCACTTACGATCTGTTTTACGGATTGTGGAACAATGCCGAGGTTAAGAGAATGCAGGAGTTCATGATTTCTAAGGGCTATATGACAGGACCGGCTACCGGCAACTACTATTTGAAAACAGTTGACGCGGTTAAAGCGTATCAGACCGCCAAGGGCATTGGCACTATTCGCAATGGGAGATTCGGGCCAGCAACGAGAGCTACTGTAAACAGCGATCTAGGATTGTAATTTTCTTTGTCCATCCTTGTGGGACAACCAATCGGCGCCTCTATCCGGGGCGCCTTTTGGTTGTCCGCTGATTTTCGCTGATGATTGCTGATTATCGCTGATGGGATAGAATAAACTAATGATTAAAAAGAAGGTATCAGATTTTGTTTACGAAGAGTTGTCTTACAAAATCCGCGGCTGCGCCTTTGAAGTTTATAATACTCTTGGATTTGGCCATAAAGAAAAAGTTTATCAGAAGGCGCTTTGTTTAGAATTTGAGAGAGCGAAAATCAGATACGAACAGGAAAAAGCTTTACCAATTATTTACGACGATAAGAAAATCGGTATTTACAGGCCGGATTTTGTAATTAACGATGAAATTCTGATAGAGATAAAAGCTGTTCCGGTAATGCCCAAAAGCCATGAAACCCAGCTTACTTATTATCTTAAAGGGACTAGCTACAGGCTTGGATTTCTCATAAACTTTGGCGCCCCAAAAATAGAAATTCGCCGTCGTGTCTGGACACCTAGTTATCAGCGGACATCGGTTAAGAATCAATGAAAATCTGTGGCGGAGCTATCAGCGGAAATCAGCCATTAATCAGCGGTAATCTGTTTGTGCGCTTGACGCGGTTTCTCGCTAATTCTAAAATGAAATAATGTCTAGTCAGAAAAAAATGGCTTTTGTTGTGATTTCTGATCGCTTTTTAAATTTAATAAAAGATAATAAACTTAGCCGCACTTAGATTTTGCGGCTTTTAATTTTGAGCGTAGCGAAAAACAAACTCTGTTTATTTTTAAGTAATATAAACAATAATTAAAAATATTAAAAAACATGAACCAGTCAAAAATGCTTAGTCTCGCGAAGAAGTCAATTTCTTTTTTAACTATTTTAACAACAATCCTTTGGACGGCCGGCTTTCCCAATCTGCCAACAGCTATGGCGGCCGCTCCCCGAGTGATGATGGTGGAATACGTCAACCCAACCACTTTTCAGGTTAGATTTGACCAATTGATGGATGAGTCAACCATCGTGGTTGGTTCTTTCACCTTGACGACCGGCGCCACCGGCGATAATTCCGCCATCACTACTGTCACTAAGGCGACGGTTGACAGCAAAACCGTGGCCACGGTGATATCAACCGGCGCCAAGATTTCTCCGGGGGCCGGGGATTTCGTCAAAGTGGCGAGCGGCGCGGAAGCCAACTCTCCTAAGAACGGGGCCGCCGAAGCCAATGCCGACAACGGTAATATCGGCATCGTGGCCCAGCCCGGCCAGGTGGTCATTTCCGAAGTCAAGCTTTCCGGCGCCACCGAAACCGAAGAATTCATTGAAATTTATAACAAAACTAATTCTACGATTGACATTTCCGGCTGGAAAGTCACGGCTTTAGCTCAAGACGGCACGCCAACGGATTTGGTTACTTTTGCCGGCGCCACTACTCTGGCAGCGGGGAAATTTAGGTTAATCGCGCCGACGGGTACGGCCAATGTTGACAATGCCTACACGCCTTCGGGCAACGGCCTTGATGTCAATAATACCGTTATTCTTTACCGGGTTGCTGGTCCTGGTTTCCGCGCCGAAGACATGGTTGGCTGCGGTACGGCCACGATTAAAGAAGGAACGGCTTTTGCCACTTGTCCTGTTGCCAACACGAGCCTGGAAAGAAAAGCTTCACCAACTTCCACCGCCACGACCTTAGCGGCAGCGGGATCAGAAGTTACCTGGGGTAATTCTTACGACACTAACAATAATAATTTTGATTTTGTTACCCAAACCGGCGCTGGAGTTAATCCGCAACATTCCGGCACGACGGCTGAAGTTCCCGGCGGGGGTGGCGGGGGATACCAGAACCAGCCGCCCAACATCAATCATATGCCGGTGGGCCAGGTTATTTCCGGCCAGGATTTCATGATCATGGCTCAGATGGCCGATCCGGAAACGCCGGCCCAGGGTCTTACCGCCAATTTAATCTACAGCCTGCCGCCGCACACCACCTGGACTACCTTAGTCGGCCAGTATATGACGCAAGATTTTAAATTCATTATTCCTTCGGCCGCCACCGGATCGGGCACGGGGGGCGTAGCTTTCAAATATTATCTTAAAGCCACCGACGCCGACAGCAATTTCCGCTGCATGTGGAATATGGGTTTTGGTCTTTGTGGTGACGCTGACGCCACGGCTAAAGCGGGCGCTTGGACTGTAACTAGTACCAGCTCCTCGGGCATGACTAATACCATCAAAGGAAAAGTGATGTCCGGTGCCACCGGCATTGATAACGCCAATGTTACTTTGAGAGGCGCCGGTCTGAATTTCAACACCACGAGCGCGACCGACGGAGTGGCGGGAACTTTCACTTTTATCAATATTCCGGCCGGCATGTTCAGACTAGAAGCCAACGCCCCGGGATACAGCATGGGTTGGATCGACGGCGCGCTTTCCAAAGCTTCGGGCACAGCTGTCTATGGCGACAACACCATTAACCTGACGGCCGGCGGGGGTGGGGCGGGCGGAGATACGACTTCGCCCAGAGTGACGTTTTCCGCGCCCATGGAAGGAATGATGGGCGCGCCTTCAAAGATTAATATTCCGGCAACTGGTCAGATTGAAGCGCCAATTATGATTGGTTTTTCCAAGGATATGGACGCGACCACGATTATTGCCGGCAACATTAAAATTTATCCCGTCACTTCAGCCGGCCTGGGCACGGCCCTTCCTGGCGTCAGCGTGGCTTACCAGGCGCAAAACTCGAGCGTGACCTTGACCGATCGAACCGACCGCGTCATTTCGACTAGCGAATTTGGTCCGGACCGCAAAGCCCTGGTTTATTCGGCCGCGGCTCTTTCCGCCAATACCCAGTACGTCATTGATTTATCCGGTAGCGTCAAAGATGCGGCCGGCAATGTTTTGCAGGGCAACAAGTCCGGCGGGGGACACTCGATTTCTTTTACCACCAGCGGCGACTTTACCAGTTATGATTCGACTCAGATGACGACCGGCTTTAATACCTTTATGCAAACCGGCGGCGGCGGCGGCCAGTTTACCCCGCCTTATGTCACCGGCTCCGGCCCAAACAACGGCGCCAAGAACGTGCCGACCAATGCCAAAATTGTGATTAACTTTTCCCAGCCCATGGATTCAGTCGGCATTAACGCCACCAACTCAACCGGCACCTACGTCAAACTCTACGACACCAATTTCAATAACACTGGCAGCGGCCAATACGTAACCGTGGCCTCAATCGTTCTTGACACCACGACCAGGCAACTGGCCACGATTACGGTCGGCGGCTCCGGTTTAGTGGCCAGCCACAGCAATTATGCCGTCCGCGTTCTGGGGGGAGCTAAGTCGGCTACGGGCGTGACCATGGCCATGCCGGACCAGTCAAACAACGTGATGTACCAGGCCGACTTTTTCACCGGAGCTGGCACAGATATTGGCGCACCCACGGTCTTGAGTAATACTTTGCAGAGTTATACTGCGGCTAGTTCCTGCTCGGTCAATCTTTGCGTCACCGGCGTGCCGACCAATGTCGGAGTGATTGAATTGAGTTTTTCCAAGGATATGGACGCTTCCACGATTACCTCGTCCAACATTACTTTGCAGAACGGCACGACCTCGGTTTCGACCACCACCAGTTATGACGGCCTTTCCCGTTCGGTGAAGATCGCGCCGACCACGGTTTTGTACACGGTGACGACTTACACTTTGACCGTCGGCACGGGCGTGAAAGCCATGAACGGCACGGCTTTGGCTGCGGCCTACACGGTTTCTTTTACCACTAATTCCACGGTAGACAGCGCCGGCCCGACAGTAATGATGGCCAACGGCGACGACTATAAGCTGGCCATTACCTTTTCCGAACCAATGAATGCCGCTAAAGCCACCGATACCAATAACTGGGCGGCCTCGGTTTTGAATCCGGGGAATTATGTTCTCTACACCAATAATTCGCCGCCGCCCTTTGATGGCACTAATATGGCCAAATACTTTTTAACCAACAACACTTTGGCTACGGCAACGACAGCCGGTACGGGCGGGCCTTTAACCTTTAAATACGACCCTGCCTACAGCACCGTCATCATCGAAGGATTGAAAATGCTTGATTCGTCTTTAGCAATCAAGGGCGGGTTTAATATCTGGGTGAAGAACGTCAAAGATGTTTCCGGCAATATTATCCAGAACACGGAAAAACCTGTTGGCGGTAATGTCAATGATTTTGGCGCTAACACTGCTGGCGGTCCGATTATGGACGCCAAAAATACCTTCGGCAATATCGGGCCGGGCGGCGGAGGAATGTCTGGCCCGCCGCCGACTTCAGCTCTTTCAGGCGGCGCTATGCAGGTGACGGCTTTTGGCGGCAAGAACCCCTCGATGATGGGATTCAAGCCGGTCAATGTCTTTCCCATGAATATGCTCGCCGGCCAGGAATCAATGTACATGATTGATTTGCCCTTATCTCAAGCCATTCCGGCTTCGGGCACGATTGTTCTGACTTTCCCGGTCGGTTTTGACGTTGCCAATGCCATTGACGCCGACCCCAACAAGAAATGGGCTCACAAAGACATTAACGGTCCGGGTACGGGCACGGTGACCATTGCTTCGGTTTCCGCCGATGCCGTGGCCAGGACGGTAACCATTACTCTGGGCGGCGTGGCCACTCAAGCGAATGATTTTCTGCATTTGGAGATTGACCGAATTAAAAACACCAGCAAATCTTCAGACGGCGATCTGACCAACGGCATCACCATGGGCGCCGGCTATCAGGTGGACATTTACACCAAGTCCGGCACTCGGACCCTGGAAAGCCTCAAGTCAATGCCTTTCTTTATCAAGTCGGCCGGGTCAGCCACATTGACAGGCAGCATCACCTTTAAAGACTCGTTGGGCGCTCCCGTGGCCGTGACTCTGTCTAATCTGCCGGTTTATCTGATGTCGCCGGCCACCGGTCCCTTAAAAACGCTGGTGAATTTCTCCAATTCGGCTACCGGAACTTACACCTTCTCCAGTCTGCCCACGGGAAATTACATGCTGGGTTCAGAAACGATGGCCACGCCGATTTCCGGAGTAGATTATTACATCGACTTACAGCCTATGCCGCAGTCAACCAATGTGGCGGCGGGCAGCAATACCAAGAATCTGGTTTTTCAGGCGCAGTCCAGCACCAATAAGCCTAATTTGACAGTTTATATTACAGGCACCTTCAGTAACGAGAGCGTGGATATTTTTGCCGGCGGTCCGGGCAACTTTTCCGTCAAGACGGTTACCCTAAACGGTACTTTGACCAACGCTTCGCCTTCAACTCAAACCTTGTATCTGCCTTCCACCGGCACTTGGATGATCGGCATGGGCCCGGCCATGCCGCGCGGCCCGCAGCAATCCGGCCCGCCGCCCATGCCCAGCTGGATGCCGCCCCGGCCCATTGAAGTCAATGTTTCCGGTACTGGTCCCGGCTGGACTTGGAAAGATCCGCTCGGATTAGCTACTGGAGATATAGCCAATGACGGCAAGCTGACCATCGGCATTAGTACTGCCAATAAAACCATTAACGGCCATGTTTATAACCCCGCCGGCACGACCGGCATTCAGAACGCCAATGTTTTTGCCTTTTCTCCGATGGGCGGGATGGGATCCCATGCTCAATCGGGCGCCGATGGCTCTTTCACCCTCAAAGTAATGGATGGCAGTTATCAGGTCGGCGCTTTTGTTCCGGGCATGCCGCCCAGCCAGGAAATACCAGTGGAAGTTAAGACGGTCAGTTCAGTGACCACGATTTATGCCAATGGTACGGCCACGACCGACCTCATCATCAAGATTCAGAATCCCGAATCAATGTATACGATTTCGGGCAAGGTGACCGACGGCACCAACGTCATTAAAGACGCTTCAATCAATGCCCGGAGAACCGACGCGCCCGGCAATGTCGGCGGCAAGACCGACTCTATGGGCAAATACATTCTCTACGTTCAGGCCGGGACCTGGGTGGTGGGCGCTTTCCTGCCCCAGTACGGCAACCTGACCGAACAGACTGTGACCATCGCGACTGCTTCTCAGGCCAATGTTGATTTTGCTCCGGCCATTGGCACTACTTTTAGAACCGTCAAAGACCGGGTCTATAAAGACGTTAACAGCAGCGGGGCCTATAATACTCCGGGAGACATTTTATTGGCCAATGTCCACGTGGACTTTGACCGGACCGGTTATCACAACGGCGCCATGACCGACCAAAACGGCCAATACACCATTCTGGTGCCCGACGGCACTTATACGGTAACAGCCTGGTCGCCTGATATCGGCAAGATTCCGCCTCAGACCGTGGTAGTTTCAGCAGACATTAATCTTACTGGAGCAGCTGATCTGCCCGTAGCTGATACTAGGACTGTGACCGTTAATTTTGTGGATTCCTTGGGAGCTCCGGTGACCTTGAACGAAGTTTATGTTCAGATGGACAAACTCGGCAGTAAAGATGTCAGCAACGAGACGAGCCGCGAAAATGTTTCTTCATTAGCTTTGACCGTTCCGGCCGGCACCGGCTATGAATATGCTTTGGAACTGGCCATTCCCGGCGTGGCGGATCAAACCTTGACCATGCTCGGCGGCGGCAGCACGACGGTGACCGGTTCAGACATTAATTCCGACAGCGCCAATGACATGTATATGGTGGTGGTGGATGGCAACGAAACCATTAACGTCACCGTGCCGACTCTCTTTACGGTTTCCGGCACGGCTAAAGACGCTTCTAATAATCTTTTGACCGATACCGTTATTAACATAAAAAAGGCCGGCTCTAACGACGTTG
This genomic interval carries:
- a CDS encoding GxxExxY protein, with amino-acid sequence MIKKKVSDFVYEELSYKIRGCAFEVYNTLGFGHKEKVYQKALCLEFERAKIRYEQEKALPIIYDDKKIGIYRPDFVINDEILIEIKAVPVMPKSHETQLTYYLKGTSYRLGFLINFGAPKIEIRRRVWTPSYQRTSVKNQ
- a CDS encoding Ig-like domain-containing protein, which translates into the protein MNQSKMLSLAKKSISFLTILTTILWTAGFPNLPTAMAAAPRVMMVEYVNPTTFQVRFDQLMDESTIVVGSFTLTTGATGDNSAITTVTKATVDSKTVATVISTGAKISPGAGDFVKVASGAEANSPKNGAAEANADNGNIGIVAQPGQVVISEVKLSGATETEEFIEIYNKTNSTIDISGWKVTALAQDGTPTDLVTFAGATTLAAGKFRLIAPTGTANVDNAYTPSGNGLDVNNTVILYRVAGPGFRAEDMVGCGTATIKEGTAFATCPVANTSLERKASPTSTATTLAAAGSEVTWGNSYDTNNNNFDFVTQTGAGVNPQHSGTTAEVPGGGGGGYQNQPPNINHMPVGQVISGQDFMIMAQMADPETPAQGLTANLIYSLPPHTTWTTLVGQYMTQDFKFIIPSAATGSGTGGVAFKYYLKATDADSNFRCMWNMGFGLCGDADATAKAGAWTVTSTSSSGMTNTIKGKVMSGATGIDNANVTLRGAGLNFNTTSATDGVAGTFTFINIPAGMFRLEANAPGYSMGWIDGALSKASGTAVYGDNTINLTAGGGGAGGDTTSPRVTFSAPMEGMMGAPSKINIPATGQIEAPIMIGFSKDMDATTIIAGNIKIYPVTSAGLGTALPGVSVAYQAQNSSVTLTDRTDRVISTSEFGPDRKALVYSAAALSANTQYVIDLSGSVKDAAGNVLQGNKSGGGHSISFTTSGDFTSYDSTQMTTGFNTFMQTGGGGGQFTPPYVTGSGPNNGAKNVPTNAKIVINFSQPMDSVGINATNSTGTYVKLYDTNFNNTGSGQYVTVASIVLDTTTRQLATITVGGSGLVASHSNYAVRVLGGAKSATGVTMAMPDQSNNVMYQADFFTGAGTDIGAPTVLSNTLQSYTAASSCSVNLCVTGVPTNVGVIELSFSKDMDASTITSSNITLQNGTTSVSTTTSYDGLSRSVKIAPTTVLYTVTTYTLTVGTGVKAMNGTALAAAYTVSFTTNSTVDSAGPTVMMANGDDYKLAITFSEPMNAAKATDTNNWAASVLNPGNYVLYTNNSPPPFDGTNMAKYFLTNNTLATATTAGTGGPLTFKYDPAYSTVIIEGLKMLDSSLAIKGGFNIWVKNVKDVSGNIIQNTEKPVGGNVNDFGANTAGGPIMDAKNTFGNIGPGGGGMSGPPPTSALSGGAMQVTAFGGKNPSMMGFKPVNVFPMNMLAGQESMYMIDLPLSQAIPASGTIVLTFPVGFDVANAIDADPNKKWAHKDINGPGTGTVTIASVSADAVARTVTITLGGVATQANDFLHLEIDRIKNTSKSSDGDLTNGITMGAGYQVDIYTKSGTRTLESLKSMPFFIKSAGSATLTGSITFKDSLGAPVAVTLSNLPVYLMSPATGPLKTLVNFSNSATGTYTFSSLPTGNYMLGSETMATPISGVDYYIDLQPMPQSTNVAAGSNTKNLVFQAQSSTNKPNLTVYITGTFSNESVDIFAGGPGNFSVKTVTLNGTLTNASPSTQTLYLPSTGTWMIGMGPAMPRGPQQSGPPPMPSWMPPRPIEVNVSGTGPGWTWKDPLGLATGDIANDGKLTIGISTANKTINGHVYNPAGTTGIQNANVFAFSPMGGMGSHAQSGADGSFTLKVMDGSYQVGAFVPGMPPSQEIPVEVKTVSSVTTIYANGTATTDLIIKIQNPESMYTISGKVTDGTNVIKDASINARRTDAPGNVGGKTDSMGKYILYVQAGTWVVGAFLPQYGNLTEQTVTIATASQANVDFAPAIGTTFRTVKDRVYKDVNSSGAYNTPGDILLANVHVDFDRTGYHNGAMTDQNGQYTILVPDGTYTVTAWSPDIGKIPPQTVVVSADINLTGAADLPVADTRTVTVNFVDSLGAPVTLNEVYVQMDKLGSKDVSNETSRENVSSLALTVPAGTGYEYALELAIPGVADQTLTMLGGGSTTVTGSDINSDSANDMYMVVVDGNETINVTVPTLFTVSGTAKDASNNLLTDTVINIKKAGSNDVALAVKTDASGNYSVNLPASGAGTPYLFQIDKSGYVDTGLSVAVAGTTTQNLDANKASLTISGQIKVGSSGVEGAKVFGKELGGGFTSTETDAQGNYSLPVTAGDWKISAASDGYQEKEYQNASNQDIVVSVAASVPSINVTLTTQKTGLATVNNSDLNPSAGATFEHSSAGLALIAPQNAIASSQATYQMEDYEVANVTSSPTAKTIGGEAVQISAYEPSGSSMMPKTSFSSNVTIEKKYTKAELAAEGIDTFAEVENVTMSYFDNSASNWEPVLTNIAYLDSSDQPVIPTNTLSNVSSVVYAGVSDHMTVYSPTNQNPDGLPPASPTSAAGTATSGTITVSWTAPTTNRDGSTLTDLLGYEVYRSTSASGDYAQINTADVPAGTTSYADSSVSSGTTYYYKITAADTGGVLESNPSTASAGVLAYVGGGGGGAISFWPTPSPSPSPSPSPSPSATPLPTPSSGPTPELMPIPTLSAQPTVLEIQAAIQAIQHNISVLLAELVKLQQTAATAFGKDLVYGLTGNSDVVRLQKFLIGKGYLSPGYATGHYLSMTVQAVKAYQQAKGITPVNGRFGPKTKAAVNSDLGL